GAGAATCAAGTCTCAGTTCAGGTTCAAGGTGCGTAGAGTCCTCCAGAGGCCTTATATGTTTCAAGGCGGGCATATAGATTCTCTAAGTGTATTTAAGTCCTTCCTAATTATTAATGGGTTGTATTATTTGTTTctagagtttttttttcttttggttattGTTTATGGATTATATATTCTTGTTGAGTTGGTGTCACTCTAATGATGTTTTGGGAAATGTTATATGCTGGAATGATGTAATAGCAGGTGAAAGAAAATCTGACGTAATTTCCTAAACAATATTTTAGGTCGTCCATATTTAGGGGAAGTGCTGCTGAAATTTTTAATAACTAATTAAGTTTAAAGGTCTTAGAGATGAGCTAAACTGTGATTAaattttttgaagtttttttgaAGAGTTAAGGTTTGTTTAGCAGAGTTTAAAGTTGTAATTACGTTGAGTTTGTTTAAATTAAGACTAAGTGTGTTTAGAAAGCAGCTCGTTAAGGGCGGGCTGTTACAGTTAAggattctgaagttaaagttgagatttttgaagttaaagttaagaaatttaaagttaaagttaagaattttaaagttaaagttaagaatcctaaagttaaagtttatgattttgaaattaaagttaaggattctaaattaaaagtttaggattctaaatttaaagttaagatttctaaatttaaagttaaggattctgaacttaaagttaaggattttgaAGTTTTAAGGACTCTGaacttaaagttgaggattttgaagttaaagttaaggattttgtagttaaagttaaggattttgtagttaaagttaagaattttgaagttaaagttaagaattttgaagttaaagttaagaattttaaagttaaattTAAGGatcctaaagttaaagtttatgattttgaaattaaagttaaggattctaaattaaaagtttaggattctaaagttaaagttaatatttctaaatttaaagttaaggattctgaacttaaagttaaggattttgaagttaaagtaaAGGACTCTAaacttaaagttgaggattttgaagttaaagttaaggattttgaagttaaagttaaggattttgaCTTTTTTCACCTAACTTTACCTGCTAAAAGAcaactttttccttttaaatatTAAAGTTGTACttatgtaggttaaagttatggtatTTTTTGTAAATATTAAGAAATTCTTCCATCATCtgaaacctaacttttactgttAATAACCAAACTTTAGCTGCTAAAAGTCTAACTTTTACCTGTTTAACTTTTTTTCAGCTTGGAAGGGGGTTGCAGTACTTCAAACATGACTACCCAGTGTAGACCAACTGCTTTGTCAGCTGTCATgcaaaaattcaattcaaatcaAATTAAGGTTGTTTCGGAAATTGGATTCAGTTGGTTGTTATCTTTACCTACGCAAACTTCTAAGTTAGATACAACATTATTTCCCTGGTTGAttgatcattttgatcctgttAGTTGGTTGTTTAAAATAGAAGCTGGAAAGGAATTCATATTTAGTCCATGTGATGTGCATGATGTGTTTCTTCTCCCATTACATTCTGACAACACTATTGTAGATAGCAGCACTAGGGTTAAGGATGTAGGTTTGAAAAATCAGTGGAGATATTACTTTCAAGTTAAAAAAATGCAACCATTCCACTGCGTCTGTTGGAGATTAAGATGGGTGAATTAGAGGATGGTGGAGAAATGTTCAAGCGAATATTTGTGATGTTTGCATTCTCTGTTTTCTTAGCTCCTATAGCTAATAGGACTTCTGATTTgggtttagttaaagttcttgaGGATGTAGATGAAATAAAGAATCTTGATTAGTGTAATGGTGTGGATATGTCCATGAGAGACTTTGTCGAGCTATTAGGAAGTATAAAACTTCAGGCTGCCAGGGTAATGTTGGAGGTTGTTTATGGGTTTTACAAGTTGTCTATTTTCATCGCCTTCAATTTAGGGGCATTGCAGAGAGTTGTAGTCTTCCGTTGATGAAGCATTGGTCTGGTACCAAAATTCACGAAAGGCTTGTTTTGGAAAAGGATTCAGCTTGCTTTGGCAGTGGTATATTAAATACTGTGACCTACCCTATTTGTCAAAAGTTGGGTTTTGAAGAAGGTTTTGCCAAATTTGTGGTAGGAATGATGCTGCCGATGATGATGAGAACCATATACGGTTCATCATTCCTGATGGTCAATTGTCAAATTCAGTAATTCAATCAATTGCAACTGATGTAAGTTTCTTCTCAACATTTTTATAGTTATTTTATATttgattaaattttttattgtaGTTTGGAAGTTTGttgttaaagttaaggattctaaagttaaaggtctTAAAGTTAAAGGTAAAGATTCTAAAGTTAAACTTAAGGAttatgtatttaaagttaaggactttgatgttaaagttgaggattttgaagttaaagttaaggatcctaaagttaaagttaagtattttaaagttaaagttaaggattttaaatttaaatttgaggattctaaagttaaagttaaggattctaaatttaagttaaggattctgaacttcaagtttaggattctaaagttaaagttaaggtttctaaagttaaagttaaggtttcaGTAGTTAATGGCAAGGTTTCAGTAGTCTAACTTTTAATTCCAAAAGTCTTAACTTTTAATTCCAAAAgtctaacttttaattcaaaaagtctAATTTTTCCTGAATGTTGAAGGAAATGCATGCGGAGTTTTTGAGAATGAAGAGGAACTTGGAAATTGTTTCAAATTTTCATTTGAAACAACTTGAAGCTAAATCAGCACTGAGGCGCCGTTCATCTTCATTGTTGCCggatgatgatttggatccGAGGTATTACGCCATGATGCAAGAATTGGCTGAGATGGCACTTTCAGTTCAGTCTATGCCAGGAGGTTTGGAGAATATAGCTTGTGATGGAAAACCTTCTGCTATACCTCGAGATGTTAGTCCAAATGAAAAGATTCAAGAAGTTCTTCATGAAATTAATGTCAACGAAATCGCTAACGAGACTGCTGTACAGTGTGAAGAACCTCGTATTGTTGATGCCATCACTGATCCAACTCAGCAGACCAATGCAGGTGCAACTTTACTATATTTCAGTTTACTATATATTGAAAAGTTAGAAATATCCAAAAAAAACTTTAACCTTTTTAGATTAAATGATAAGAAACCATTTATTCTATTACAGGCACAACTCTGGAGGTTGATGTACAACCAAACTTATCTGAGCAGCCGGTTGCACCTCTTCCAAGTGTTCAACCTCTTCCAAGTGTTGAACCTCTTCCAAATGCTGACCCTCTTCCAAGTGCTGACCCTCTTCCAAGTGATGAAACTGCTTCAAAAGAATTAAAATTTTACGATCCAACTGTCGGTTATCATTCCATTATACACTCTTCTTTCTGTAATGGCAAGGCTAAAGTTGGAATTCCATGTGGTAAGGTTTACACTAAACCATTCCATGTCGGACATTTCATGCGTTTTTACAAGAGGAACATGAGTTGTATCAAGAACTTTAACTTAATAAAGCTtaactttgattttttttttttttgggggaaatTTTGGTCTGGTTTGtgacaggcttaagtcgtatcacctaatcaaaaataaacctaagtccactagctaggtagcaagggaagtcaggatcgaatccacagggaaacagtgttctttctactgttaatcaactaaactagactattgggaaacaggaattggttggtttgtatgctaagactacgaacgataattaaacgattaagaattcaggaattaaagaatctagggcataggttcaccaacaaataacaatccaggacgataaacaatcacaataatcaacaaagtaattaattagactagcatgctctctcgaatcgatactaatcatagacttggaattaacgggctctcgctacgtattaactctaattccacctattgacacaagcctaaacatcaaattgcatctctcgaatcttaacttgatgtTGCATGActatcacaattaaacctgcgcaaatctaattgtatagtagaataaaccaatcaataggaatcaattacaatgccaacaatcgcaatcattcaatcatcccttcatattattcatggatccccaaaccctagaaaatagattactcaagcatattaacaataaccaaagcaattaacataatcgaaagcattattaaagcaagacgATTGATCAAAATAAgaaacaatacctaattgaagaacaaaggaaattgaaagcttgaatttttattgaaaattaaactaagtgttttgcaTAAGTTTAGAGAGAAAATTAAGCTAAGAGAGATAAAACTAAGGGTTCAATCCTAGAATTCAAGGTGGCAACTAAAATAAAGAagcttagtatttatagtttgcccaaaataataaaagaaaatcggaaAACAAAGCGCGAAAAACCGCccagggttgtcgtcgcccggtcgggcagacaTCCGCCTGCCGGGCGACCAGCTCGaaacccgcccgtcgggcgcaggtctgcccaCCGGGCGGAGAGAGACTCTCTACAATCTtcggcacgcgcccggtcgggcagcttc
This sequence is a window from Spinacia oleracea cultivar Varoflay chromosome 1, BTI_SOV_V1, whole genome shotgun sequence. Protein-coding genes within it:
- the LOC110797587 gene encoding uncharacterized protein isoform X5 is translated as MFCRQRESSLSSGSRNDAADDDENHIRFIIPDGQLSNSVIQSIATDEMHAEFLRMKRNLEIVSNFHLKQLEAKSALRRRSSSLLPDDDLDPRYYAMMQELAEMALSVQSMPGGLENIACDGKPSAIPRDVSPNEKIQEVLHEINVNEIANETAVQCEEPRIVDAITDPTQQTNAGTTLEVDVQPNLSEQPVAPLPSVQPLPSVEPLPNADPLPSADPLPSDETASKELKFYDPTVGYHSIIHSSFCNGKAKVGIPCGKVYTKPFHVGHFMRFYKRNMSCIKNFNLIKLNFDFFFFWGKFWSGL
- the LOC110797587 gene encoding uncharacterized protein isoform X4; translated protein: MFCRQRESSLSSGSSLEGGCSTSNMTTQCRPTALSAVMQKFNSNQIKEMHAEFLRMKRNLEIVSNFHLKQLEAKSALRRRSSSLLPDDDLDPRYYAMMQELAEMALSVQSMPGGLENIACDGKPSAIPRDVSPNEKIQEVLHEINVNEIANETAVQCEEPRIVDAITDPTQQTNAGTTLEVDVQPNLSEQPVAPLPSVQPLPSVEPLPNADPLPSADPLPSDETASKELKFYDPTVGYHSIIHSSFCNGKAKVGIPCGKVYTKPFHVGHFMRFYKRNMSCIKNFNLIKLNFDFFFFWGKFWSGL